The Verrucomicrobium spinosum DSM 4136 = JCM 18804 genome includes a region encoding these proteins:
- a CDS encoding polysaccharide pyruvyl transferase family protein: MFMDRRHFLRTTLATAALPSLVPAQDAKAKKRILLRSSWQTVNIGDIAHTPGMLHLLEKHLPEYDVTLWPSSVENGVAEMLTKRFPKLKILTPTAEAKKTAFETHDFLLHGSGPGIVGQKSLVEWAEKTGKPYGIGGVTWNGGKDNGEAIKVISGGKFAFFRDSVSLELAKSKGATCPIMEFGPDATFACDLVNDEPATAWLQEVGLEDGKFVCCIPKLRNTPYWEIKKGVKFDEKKNARNEEMKEHDIAPLRNAVIAVVQQTPMKVLLCPEDASQMKLNKEMIYDKLPEDVKKKVVWRQDYWLTDFAQSVYNRSAGLFGNEQHSPIMCIGHGIPAIVCRYKEQTSKGFMWKDIGLSEWLFDHDFDEAEKGLTPAVLAIVNDPAAAKAKALKGKAVADDRMKRMMDVLRASLEA; the protein is encoded by the coding sequence ATGTTCATGGACCGCCGTCATTTCCTTCGCACCACGCTGGCCACCGCCGCCCTTCCGTCCCTTGTTCCAGCCCAGGACGCAAAGGCCAAGAAGCGCATCCTTCTGCGCTCCTCCTGGCAGACCGTCAACATTGGCGACATTGCCCACACCCCGGGCATGCTGCACCTGCTGGAAAAGCACCTGCCAGAATACGATGTCACCCTCTGGCCCAGCAGCGTGGAAAACGGCGTGGCCGAGATGCTCACCAAGCGATTCCCCAAGCTCAAAATCCTCACCCCCACCGCAGAGGCGAAGAAGACAGCGTTCGAGACACACGACTTCCTCCTGCACGGCTCTGGCCCCGGCATTGTCGGGCAGAAGTCCCTTGTCGAGTGGGCAGAAAAGACCGGCAAACCCTACGGCATTGGCGGCGTCACCTGGAACGGCGGCAAGGACAATGGCGAAGCCATCAAGGTCATCAGCGGCGGCAAGTTCGCCTTCTTCCGCGACTCCGTCTCCCTGGAGCTGGCCAAGTCCAAAGGCGCCACCTGCCCCATCATGGAGTTCGGCCCGGATGCCACCTTCGCCTGCGATCTGGTAAACGATGAACCCGCCACCGCCTGGCTCCAAGAGGTCGGCCTGGAGGACGGCAAGTTCGTCTGCTGCATCCCGAAGCTGCGGAACACCCCCTACTGGGAGATCAAGAAAGGCGTGAAGTTCGACGAGAAGAAAAACGCCCGGAATGAGGAGATGAAAGAGCACGACATCGCCCCGCTGCGCAATGCCGTGATCGCCGTGGTCCAGCAGACGCCCATGAAGGTGCTGCTCTGCCCAGAGGACGCCAGCCAGATGAAGCTCAACAAGGAGATGATCTACGACAAGCTTCCGGAAGACGTGAAGAAGAAGGTCGTCTGGCGGCAGGACTACTGGCTCACCGACTTCGCCCAGAGCGTGTACAACCGCAGCGCAGGCCTGTTCGGGAACGAGCAGCACAGCCCCATCATGTGCATCGGCCACGGCATCCCCGCCATCGTCTGCAGGTACAAGGAACAAACCAGCAAGGGATTCATGTGGAAGGACATCGGCCTCAGCGAATGGCTGTTTGACCACGACTTCGACGAAGCCGAAAAAGGGCTCACCCCCGCCGTGCTGGCCATCGTGAACGACCCGGCGGCTGCGAAAGCCAAGGCGCTCAAAGGCAAGGCCGTGGCGGATGACCGCATGAAGCGTATGATGGATGTGCTGCGGGCCAGCCTGGAGGCGTGA
- a CDS encoding DUF3604 domain-containing protein: MKTRLCLTATALALLGVSRISSSAQEAAPASDAGTLNKAAADAVHKKRPYSPYADRKFPTRPYFGDTHLHTAFSMDAGAFGCRLNPRDALRFARGEQVMASSGQPAKLSRPLDFLVVADHSDNMGFFPDLFAGKPEILADPSGRRWYDLIQAGKGGQAAMEIIGAFSQGQFPEKLMYLPGTRAYRGAWQETIAAAETYNEPGHFTAFIGYEWTSLDKGNNLHRNVIFRDNADRASLVEPFTCVPPLGSTNPIELWKWMDAYEKKTGGSVLAIAHNGNLSNGTMFPIVEAFGKAIDREYAEARAKWERLYEATQTKGDGETHPFLSPNDEFADQERWDKGNLDGSEAKKKEMLEFEYARAALKNGLKLEEKLGVNPYKFGMVGSSDAHTALAAMEEDNFFGKTTPGEPTPERLHATFMNNAKTGVKIMDWEVCSSGYAAVWAEENTRASLWDAMQRKETYATTGTRLVVRFFGGWDFEKADADTRSPAITGYTKGVPMGGDLTNAPEGRSPNFLIAAMKDPIGANLDRIQVIKGWVDAKGEVQEKVYDVVWSGDRKPDATGKLPSVGSTVDVENATWTNTIGASELITVWKDPDFDAKLRAFYYVRVIEIPTPRWTAYDAKRFAVKPLPGTAMTLTERAYTSPIWYTPAR, from the coding sequence ATGAAAACACGCCTTTGTCTCACCGCCACTGCGCTCGCCCTCCTGGGGGTGTCACGCATCTCCAGTTCCGCCCAGGAGGCCGCGCCCGCCAGCGATGCCGGCACACTCAACAAGGCCGCTGCTGACGCCGTGCACAAGAAGCGTCCCTATTCGCCTTATGCGGACCGCAAGTTTCCCACGCGCCCTTATTTTGGCGATACCCACCTGCACACCGCCTTCTCCATGGACGCTGGTGCCTTTGGCTGCCGGCTCAATCCCCGCGATGCACTCCGGTTTGCGCGGGGCGAGCAGGTCATGGCCTCGAGCGGACAGCCCGCCAAGCTCTCCCGCCCCCTCGACTTCCTGGTGGTGGCTGATCATTCAGACAACATGGGTTTCTTCCCCGATCTCTTCGCAGGCAAGCCTGAGATCCTCGCCGATCCGTCGGGTCGCCGCTGGTACGACCTGATCCAGGCAGGCAAGGGCGGGCAGGCCGCCATGGAGATCATCGGTGCGTTTTCCCAAGGCCAGTTTCCCGAGAAACTGATGTATCTCCCCGGCACACGCGCCTACCGCGGTGCCTGGCAGGAAACCATTGCGGCTGCGGAGACCTACAACGAACCGGGTCACTTCACCGCATTCATCGGCTACGAGTGGACTTCGCTCGACAAGGGCAACAACCTGCACCGCAACGTCATCTTCCGTGACAATGCGGATCGAGCCAGCCTCGTGGAGCCTTTCACCTGTGTGCCCCCCTTGGGCAGCACCAATCCCATCGAGCTCTGGAAATGGATGGACGCCTATGAAAAGAAAACCGGCGGCAGCGTGCTGGCCATCGCTCATAATGGCAACCTGAGCAACGGCACCATGTTCCCCATCGTGGAGGCCTTCGGCAAGGCCATCGACCGCGAGTATGCCGAGGCCCGCGCCAAGTGGGAGCGGCTCTACGAGGCCACTCAGACCAAGGGCGATGGGGAGACCCACCCCTTCCTTTCGCCCAATGATGAATTCGCCGACCAGGAACGCTGGGACAAGGGCAATCTCGATGGCAGCGAGGCCAAGAAGAAAGAAATGCTGGAGTTCGAGTATGCTCGTGCCGCCCTCAAAAACGGCCTCAAGCTCGAAGAAAAGCTCGGCGTGAACCCCTATAAGTTCGGCATGGTCGGCAGCAGTGATGCTCACACCGCCCTCGCTGCCATGGAGGAGGACAACTTCTTCGGCAAAACCACACCCGGTGAGCCCACTCCCGAACGCTTGCATGCCACCTTCATGAACAATGCAAAGACCGGTGTGAAAATCATGGACTGGGAGGTCTGCTCCTCGGGCTATGCCGCCGTGTGGGCAGAGGAAAACACCCGCGCTTCCCTCTGGGATGCCATGCAGCGCAAGGAAACCTATGCCACCACCGGCACCCGTCTCGTGGTGCGTTTCTTCGGTGGCTGGGATTTTGAGAAGGCTGATGCGGACACCCGCAGCCCCGCCATCACGGGCTACACCAAGGGCGTGCCCATGGGAGGAGACCTGACCAACGCACCCGAAGGCCGGTCACCCAACTTCCTCATCGCAGCCATGAAGGATCCCATCGGCGCAAACCTCGACCGCATCCAGGTCATCAAAGGATGGGTCGATGCGAAGGGCGAGGTGCAGGAGAAGGTCTATGACGTCGTGTGGAGCGGCGACCGCAAGCCGGATGCCACGGGCAAGCTCCCCAGCGTGGGCAGCACCGTGGATGTGGAGAACGCGACCTGGACCAACACCATCGGCGCATCCGAGCTCATCACCGTGTGGAAGGACCCGGACTTCGACGCGAAACTGCGCGCCTTCTACTACGTGCGTGTCATTGAGATCCCCACTCCGCGCTGGACTGCCTATGATGCGAAACGATTCGCTGTCAAGCCGCTCCCAGGGACCGCCATGACGCTCACTGAGCGCGCCTACACCTCGCCCATTTGGTACACGCCAGCAAGGTAA
- a CDS encoding HupE/UreJ family protein has protein sequence MTHERTTLFSLVCLVLSCSVASAHEVRPAYLELTERAKGEFDVLWKVPAPGGIPLAGEEIPHERPVPLPDAANAPKNMPCGCPVPTAAQLTQGVLPIHPSLPANVEITSFPRFERLQGAEIKRWGIRSDSQGLEGQQITVHGLQATLVDTLVRIQFSDGRVITRLLRPDDPSFVIEKHDTGPAIQEYFVLGVEHILFGIDHLLFVLALVLIVRGVGLLVKTITAFTIAHSITLALATLGVVHVPSAPVEAVIALSIVFVASEVIQFMRGRQGLTAKAPWIVAFTFGLLHGFGFAGALSEVGLPQSDIPLALLLFNVGVEAGQLAFVAAALAAGALAVRIRPALPRWAPLVPPYAIGSIAMFWIIQRITFL, from the coding sequence ATGACTCACGAGCGCACCACTTTGTTCAGCCTTGTCTGCCTCGTGCTGAGTTGCTCCGTTGCCTCTGCGCATGAGGTGCGCCCTGCCTACCTCGAGCTGACCGAACGCGCGAAGGGCGAATTTGACGTACTGTGGAAAGTGCCTGCGCCGGGTGGCATCCCCTTGGCTGGCGAGGAGATCCCTCATGAACGTCCGGTGCCGCTGCCCGATGCCGCCAATGCGCCCAAGAACATGCCCTGCGGCTGCCCCGTGCCCACGGCGGCACAGCTTACCCAGGGCGTACTGCCGATTCACCCGTCCCTCCCTGCGAACGTCGAAATCACCTCCTTTCCGCGCTTCGAACGCCTCCAGGGCGCGGAGATCAAGCGGTGGGGCATTCGCAGTGACTCGCAGGGTCTGGAGGGACAGCAGATCACCGTTCACGGCCTGCAGGCAACCCTGGTGGACACACTGGTGCGGATTCAATTCTCCGACGGACGCGTGATCACCCGCCTGCTGCGGCCGGATGATCCTTCCTTCGTGATTGAAAAACACGATACGGGCCCCGCCATCCAGGAGTACTTCGTCCTCGGTGTCGAGCACATCCTGTTCGGTATCGATCACCTGCTTTTTGTGCTCGCTCTGGTGCTCATTGTACGTGGGGTTGGATTGTTGGTAAAGACCATCACCGCCTTCACCATCGCCCACAGCATCACGCTCGCGCTCGCCACACTCGGAGTCGTCCACGTGCCCTCCGCCCCCGTGGAGGCGGTCATCGCACTGAGCATTGTATTCGTCGCTTCCGAAGTGATTCAATTCATGCGCGGTCGGCAGGGCCTCACGGCCAAAGCACCGTGGATCGTTGCCTTCACTTTTGGATTGCTTCACGGATTTGGATTTGCCGGAGCGCTGAGTGAAGTGGGTCTGCCGCAAAGTGACATTCCGCTGGCGCTGTTGCTCTTCAATGTCGGAGTCGAGGCCGGCCAGCTTGCGTTCGTCGCTGCAGCACTTGCGGCAGGTGCCTTGGCAGTCCGCATCAGGCCCGCGCTTCCGCGTTGGGCCCCCCTGGTTCCTCCCTACGCCATTGGCTCCATCGCCATGTTCTGGATCATCCAGCGCATCACCTTTCTTTAA
- a CDS encoding peptidyl-prolyl cis-trans isomerase: MKRLLKEPLLHFLLLGAAIFAIHKWRETRRTGENDSANTHLITVNAATVTRLKEGWTRQFQRAPDADDMRGMVEAHIREEVLCREALAIGLDRDDTIVRRRLAQKMEFLTQDIATSAPPDEASINAFFKKNAGRYAPPARVSFRHVYFSREKRGEKLDANAKEALAALQDGNASDEDFGDAFLQPFEYSNQSEADIAGIFGREFAAALMKSPESTWLGPVASTYGVHLVRITGSHASPPTELGKVREQVLRDLVDERRRTANEEVLQQMKKNYEIVIDDAALRNATPDAEKTAHASP; encoded by the coding sequence ATGAAGAGACTGCTCAAGGAACCCCTCCTCCATTTTCTGCTGCTTGGTGCGGCCATCTTCGCGATTCACAAGTGGCGGGAGACCCGCCGCACGGGAGAGAATGACAGCGCCAACACCCACCTCATCACCGTGAATGCCGCCACCGTCACCCGCCTCAAGGAGGGCTGGACGCGGCAGTTCCAGCGCGCGCCAGATGCCGATGACATGCGCGGCATGGTGGAGGCCCACATCCGTGAGGAGGTGCTTTGCCGCGAGGCGCTGGCCATAGGCCTGGATCGTGATGACACCATCGTGCGCCGGCGACTGGCACAGAAGATGGAGTTCCTCACACAGGACATCGCCACTTCAGCACCGCCCGACGAGGCCTCGATCAACGCATTCTTCAAAAAGAACGCCGGCCGCTACGCACCGCCCGCGCGGGTCAGTTTCCGGCATGTGTATTTTAGCCGGGAAAAGCGTGGCGAAAAACTGGACGCGAATGCCAAAGAGGCGCTAGCGGCACTGCAAGACGGGAATGCATCCGACGAAGACTTTGGAGATGCGTTCCTTCAACCCTTTGAGTACAGCAACCAGTCGGAGGCGGACATTGCTGGCATCTTTGGAAGAGAGTTTGCCGCAGCGCTGATGAAGTCTCCGGAGTCCACGTGGCTGGGGCCCGTGGCTTCGACCTACGGCGTGCATCTGGTTCGCATCACAGGCAGTCACGCTTCCCCACCCACCGAACTCGGAAAAGTGCGTGAACAAGTGCTGCGCGATCTGGTGGACGAACGTCGCAGGACCGCAAACGAGGAAGTGCTTCAACAGATGAAGAAGAACTACGAGATCGTCATCGACGACGCGGCGCTCAGGAACGCGACACCCGATGCGGAGAAAACTGCCCACGCAAGCCCATGA
- a CDS encoding DUF2092 domain-containing protein → MKSDSPALRHLVPLVLLGWITTAMAAPGQATGIDPAASALAKAVTAKLGSAQTIRLTAKHKLDPRLGVGAKLERGPIGITVKRPNQFYAVQQADNETREIAFDGRTLCVMHPRPKHHALEPLKAGSISQFADRVDERFGFRPPVAELLASDFDTQIFLNVTSAKVSGEEWVGWTRCERLHYEQEGITGDLWIGKKDRLPRRYLLTFTSVPGSPTWDVRLTKWELNGAVDERLFSKRPAADSQRLQMLKSR, encoded by the coding sequence ATGAAAAGCGACTCCCCTGCTCTCCGCCACCTGGTCCCTCTGGTTCTGCTGGGCTGGATCACCACCGCCATGGCCGCCCCGGGCCAGGCAACAGGCATCGACCCCGCCGCCTCTGCACTGGCCAAAGCCGTCACAGCCAAACTCGGCAGCGCCCAGACCATCCGGCTCACCGCCAAACACAAGCTGGATCCCAGGCTGGGGGTCGGCGCAAAGCTGGAAAGAGGCCCCATCGGGATCACCGTCAAACGACCGAATCAGTTCTATGCCGTGCAACAAGCAGACAACGAGACTCGGGAGATTGCCTTTGACGGGCGCACCCTCTGCGTGATGCATCCACGCCCGAAACACCACGCCCTGGAGCCGCTCAAGGCCGGCTCCATCAGCCAGTTCGCTGACCGCGTGGACGAACGTTTCGGATTCCGCCCGCCGGTGGCGGAGCTGCTCGCCAGTGACTTCGACACCCAGATCTTCCTCAACGTCACCTCGGCCAAAGTCTCCGGCGAGGAGTGGGTCGGCTGGACGCGGTGTGAACGCCTCCACTATGAACAGGAAGGCATCACCGGTGACTTGTGGATCGGGAAGAAGGACCGGCTGCCCCGCCGCTATCTGCTGACCTTCACCAGCGTTCCAGGAAGCCCCACCTGGGATGTCCGGCTCACGAAGTGGGAGCTCAACGGAGCGGTGGATGAACGCTTGTTCTCCAAACGCCCGGCGGCGGATTCCCAGCGGCTCCAAATGCTCAAGAGCCGCTGA
- a CDS encoding dihydrofolate reductase family protein gives MKTQYYTATSLDGFIATEDNSLEWLFPLGELNESSYPAFIAEVGALAMGSTTYEWMLRNEEKVVAEVGSAWPYTQPTWVFTSRELPGITGADIRFVKGDVRPVHEEMKAAADGKNLWVVGGGDLAGQFYDEGLLDELILQVGSVTLGKGKSLFPRTVLSPALRLTAVRQMGPSMVELRYEVKKG, from the coding sequence ATGAAAACCCAGTATTATACCGCGACCAGTCTTGATGGTTTCATTGCCACAGAAGACAACTCCCTTGAATGGTTGTTTCCCTTGGGCGAACTGAACGAGTCCAGCTATCCGGCGTTCATTGCAGAGGTGGGGGCGCTGGCCATGGGATCCACCACGTATGAGTGGATGCTGCGCAACGAGGAGAAGGTCGTGGCAGAGGTCGGCTCGGCGTGGCCGTACACGCAGCCGACCTGGGTCTTTACGAGCCGGGAGTTGCCCGGGATCACAGGGGCGGACATCCGCTTTGTGAAAGGGGATGTGCGCCCGGTGCATGAGGAGATGAAGGCGGCTGCCGATGGCAAGAATCTCTGGGTGGTGGGCGGCGGGGATCTGGCGGGGCAGTTCTATGATGAGGGGCTGCTGGACGAGCTGATCCTGCAGGTGGGATCGGTGACCCTGGGCAAGGGCAAGTCGCTCTTTCCTCGTACCGTGCTGAGCCCGGCGCTGCGTCTCACGGCGGTGCGCCAGATGGGGCCGAGCATGGTGGAGCTGCGGTATGAGGTGAAGAAGGGGTGA
- a CDS encoding sulfurtransferase: MNTQLLAALCPALKPTSFVAALVCVTTLLTGMAQAEIGLISPADAKALIENPDPAQRPIVLDTRGGYKDYFRGHLPTAHHINFDTLRGTDHAVPVQYLPEDLNKALLVRAGADKDRLHIVYATGEALPNDEILSATMVVHVLEKAGIQNIRILDGGLPAWKAAGFKPTQEYFGNPAGKLPEKGNPEVALTADEVIAKKDKKGVILVDARPINEYLGQDEVWLRKGHIPGAVSFHWARLTEKDNTHKFKPFSEVKADLEAAGITKDKEIMCYCGTSREGSLLRFYLKHVAGYPNVRLYEGAWKEYVWLKDKSLPAETDAPKTADK, encoded by the coding sequence ATGAACACACAACTCCTGGCTGCTCTCTGCCCTGCCCTGAAACCCACCTCATTCGTTGCCGCCCTCGTCTGCGTCACCACTCTCCTCACCGGCATGGCCCAGGCCGAGATCGGCCTCATCAGCCCCGCCGACGCCAAGGCCCTCATCGAAAACCCGGATCCCGCCCAGCGCCCGATCGTGCTCGACACCCGCGGCGGCTACAAGGACTACTTCCGCGGCCACCTGCCTACCGCCCACCACATCAACTTCGACACCCTGCGCGGCACCGACCACGCCGTGCCCGTGCAGTACCTGCCCGAGGACCTGAACAAGGCCCTCCTCGTGCGCGCCGGTGCCGACAAGGACCGCCTCCACATCGTGTACGCCACCGGTGAGGCCCTCCCCAACGACGAAATCCTCAGCGCCACCATGGTGGTGCACGTGCTTGAGAAGGCAGGCATTCAGAACATCCGCATCCTCGACGGTGGCCTCCCCGCCTGGAAGGCAGCCGGGTTCAAGCCCACCCAGGAATACTTCGGCAACCCTGCCGGGAAACTCCCGGAGAAAGGCAACCCCGAAGTCGCCCTCACCGCAGATGAAGTGATCGCCAAAAAGGACAAAAAAGGCGTCATCCTCGTCGATGCCCGTCCCATCAACGAATACCTCGGCCAGGACGAAGTCTGGCTGCGCAAAGGCCACATCCCTGGCGCAGTAAGCTTCCACTGGGCCCGCCTCACCGAGAAGGACAACACCCACAAGTTCAAACCCTTCTCCGAAGTGAAGGCCGACCTCGAAGCCGCCGGCATCACCAAGGACAAGGAGATCATGTGCTACTGCGGCACCTCCCGCGAAGGCAGCCTCCTGCGCTTCTACCTCAAGCACGTGGCCGGCTACCCCAACGTCCGACTCTACGAAGGCGCCTGGAAGGAATACGTCTGGCTCAAGGACAAGTCCCTCCCCGCCGAAACCGACGCCCCGAAAACCGCCGACAAATAA
- a CDS encoding response regulator, producing MSQNPPARTKPARILVVEDANIIALAMSYALEGAGFHVELAADGEECIVKVREDLPDLILLDIMMPKMNGIEALKILRADEKTKDLPVIVCSAKDFKTERQAAAELGALDYLIKPFNPADLVRKVSAALGGTMVADARVAGAGVLSASAVPISYQPVLDTRRTHFTLWGTRGSTPTVGHRFQRYGGNTSCMSFSVGNDLLIFDAGSGIRELGNHILEGGPRKLHLFITHTHWDHIQGFPFFTPAYLPGFDITVYGSTGFGKNLEALFRGQLDRDYFPVQMEDMRSNLRFQHISDKPVEIGNVRVTWEFSHHPLPTVGYKVETGEQSVVWMPDDEFLQGYTGAPHALSRYHPQVAPFEKIVSFLNGVDVVLHEAQYMADEYPSRIGWGHCSLPNACALMKLARVQRWIVTHHDPMHDDVFLDRKLCLTRQILEDIGHAIPVSHGFDGMTEFL from the coding sequence GTGAGCCAAAATCCCCCCGCACGTACCAAACCCGCGCGCATCCTCGTGGTTGAAGATGCCAATATCATCGCGCTTGCCATGAGCTACGCCTTGGAGGGGGCGGGTTTTCATGTGGAACTGGCGGCGGATGGTGAGGAGTGTATCGTAAAGGTGCGTGAGGATCTGCCGGACCTGATTTTGCTGGATATCATGATGCCGAAGATGAATGGCATCGAGGCGCTGAAGATCCTGCGTGCGGACGAGAAGACGAAGGACCTGCCCGTGATCGTGTGCAGTGCGAAGGACTTCAAGACCGAGCGCCAGGCGGCGGCGGAGCTGGGGGCGCTGGACTACCTGATCAAGCCCTTCAACCCCGCGGATCTGGTGCGGAAAGTGTCTGCTGCCCTGGGCGGCACCATGGTGGCCGATGCCCGGGTGGCGGGAGCGGGTGTGCTGTCGGCCTCGGCTGTACCCATCAGCTACCAGCCGGTGCTGGATACGCGGCGCACACACTTCACCCTGTGGGGTACGCGTGGCTCCACGCCCACGGTGGGGCATCGGTTCCAGAGGTATGGCGGGAATACGTCCTGCATGTCGTTCTCGGTGGGGAATGACCTGCTCATCTTTGATGCCGGGAGCGGCATTCGCGAGCTGGGGAACCACATCCTGGAGGGCGGGCCCCGCAAGTTGCACCTCTTCATCACCCACACGCACTGGGATCACATTCAGGGTTTCCCGTTTTTCACTCCGGCGTATCTGCCGGGCTTCGACATCACCGTGTACGGTTCCACTGGTTTTGGAAAGAATCTGGAGGCACTCTTCCGGGGGCAGCTGGACCGGGACTATTTCCCCGTGCAGATGGAGGACATGCGCTCCAACCTGCGCTTCCAGCACATCTCCGACAAACCGGTGGAGATCGGCAATGTGCGGGTGACCTGGGAGTTCTCCCACCATCCGCTGCCGACGGTGGGCTACAAGGTGGAGACCGGGGAACAGTCCGTGGTGTGGATGCCAGATGACGAGTTCCTCCAGGGCTACACTGGGGCACCCCACGCCCTGAGCCGGTATCACCCCCAGGTGGCACCTTTTGAAAAGATCGTCTCCTTCCTCAATGGGGTGGACGTGGTGCTGCACGAGGCCCAGTACATGGCGGACGAGTACCCTTCCCGGATCGGCTGGGGCCACTGCTCCCTGCCCAATGCCTGCGCCCTGATGAAGCTGGCCCGGGTGCAGCGCTGGATTGTGACCCATCACGACCCCATGCATGATGACGTGTTCCTGGACCGGAAGCTGTGCCTCACCCGCCAGATTCTGGAGGACATCGGGCATGCCATCCCGGTCTCGCACGGGTTTGACGGGATGACGGAGTTTCTCTGA
- a CDS encoding TPM domain-containing protein, producing MRTPILLLLFAWLLAVPSHAAEEAIPPRPPSNIHDDARLFNPEQTAKLTALLASTQQQTGVRITVATFTYTSGITVSQRAQRLATAWLDKEPGLVFAFDRGSSQPAIAVSAGLWNTYPADDITIMVLRNSTVFTQGNPIPDERMVAAIETSAQQIASLETIRRQRLKVFTKNDRQLATVVIVVLALLGCASLWFSRRIRHKRAVQEETYLFPNVHVGLRLGAPFGGGTAAEVKGRK from the coding sequence ATGCGCACCCCCATCCTCCTGCTGCTGTTCGCATGGCTTCTGGCCGTGCCCAGCCACGCGGCTGAGGAGGCGATCCCACCGCGGCCACCTTCCAACATCCACGACGACGCCCGGCTCTTCAACCCGGAGCAGACCGCGAAACTCACCGCTCTGCTGGCCTCCACCCAGCAACAGACCGGCGTCCGGATCACCGTCGCCACCTTCACCTACACCAGCGGCATCACCGTCAGCCAGCGCGCTCAGCGGCTGGCCACCGCCTGGTTGGATAAGGAGCCTGGCCTCGTCTTCGCCTTTGACCGGGGCTCCTCCCAACCCGCCATCGCCGTCTCTGCCGGACTCTGGAACACCTACCCGGCGGATGACATCACCATCATGGTCCTGCGCAACAGCACCGTCTTCACCCAGGGCAACCCCATTCCGGACGAGCGCATGGTCGCCGCAATCGAGACCTCCGCCCAGCAAATCGCCAGTCTGGAAACGATCCGCCGCCAGCGGCTGAAGGTCTTCACCAAAAACGACCGCCAGCTCGCCACCGTGGTCATCGTGGTGCTTGCCCTGCTCGGCTGCGCCTCCCTGTGGTTCTCCCGCCGCATCCGGCACAAACGCGCCGTTCAAGAGGAAACCTACCTGTTCCCCAACGTCCACGTCGGCCTGCGCCTGGGAGCCCCCTTTGGCGGAGGCACCGCCGCCGAGGTAAAAGGGCGGAAGTAA